The following coding sequences lie in one Mycobacterium gordonae genomic window:
- a CDS encoding PP2C family protein-serine/threonine phosphatase, giving the protein MDATRYSALSDVGCERSENQDRWGADPDQRLFMVADGVGGSRDGALAAQTMVDILPRYVAHHLPSDQREAPDAPERLGRAISELSDDLHTKAQTDSRYAGANSTLVAVVVVGSRVLVAHLGDSRAYLYREGQLTQLTKDHTLVQSLVDANQVQAEDAGNLRVRNVVTRYMGMKPPARADSGAHDLSDGDRILLCSDGLHGVVDHGTTTRILGKHDDPGEVCAALIAAARGAGAPDNVTALVVDVSDS; this is encoded by the coding sequence ATGGATGCCACCCGGTACTCGGCACTGAGCGACGTCGGGTGCGAACGCTCCGAGAATCAGGACCGCTGGGGCGCGGACCCCGACCAACGCCTGTTCATGGTGGCCGACGGGGTGGGCGGCAGCCGCGACGGCGCCCTGGCCGCCCAGACCATGGTCGACATCCTGCCCCGCTACGTCGCCCATCACCTGCCGTCCGACCAGCGGGAGGCCCCGGATGCACCGGAGCGACTGGGCCGGGCCATCTCCGAACTCTCCGACGACCTGCACACCAAGGCGCAAACCGACTCACGGTACGCGGGCGCCAACAGCACCCTGGTGGCCGTCGTCGTCGTCGGCTCACGCGTCCTGGTTGCCCACCTCGGCGACAGCCGCGCCTACCTGTATCGAGAGGGGCAGCTGACGCAGCTCACCAAGGATCACACGCTGGTGCAATCCCTGGTCGACGCGAATCAGGTGCAGGCCGAGGACGCCGGAAACCTGCGGGTGCGCAACGTGGTGACGCGGTACATGGGGATGAAGCCGCCCGCCCGGGCCGACTCCGGCGCCCATGACCTGTCCGACGGTGACCGGATCCTGTTGTGCAGCGACGGATTACACGGCGTCGTCGATCACGGCACGACGACGCGGATTCTCGGTAAGCACGACGACCCCGGCGAAGTCTGCGCCGCCCTGATCGCGGCGGCGCGCGGCGCCGGCGCTCCGGACAACGTCACCGCGCTGGTGGTCGACGTCTCCGACTCGTAG
- a CDS encoding class I SAM-dependent methyltransferase: MVVTDLFAHRATLRRSLRLLSEFRYEQPDPGRFYGALAADTAAMVGDLWQGLRGESAAGRTLLDVGGGPGYFASAFAAAGVRYLGVEPDPSEMHAAGPVGPGESGSFVRASGMALPFADDSVDISLSSNVAEHVVRPWQLGNEMLRVTKPGGLVVLSYTVWLGPFGGHEMGLTHYLGGTRAAAMYARKHGRPAKNNYGSSLFAVAAADGLDWAHATGALVATFPRYHPRWAWWLTSVPALREFAVSNLVLVLSPR, encoded by the coding sequence GTGGTGGTGACCGACCTGTTCGCGCATCGGGCGACGCTGCGCCGGTCGCTGCGGTTGCTGTCGGAGTTCCGCTACGAACAGCCAGATCCGGGGCGGTTCTACGGAGCCCTGGCCGCCGACACCGCGGCGATGGTCGGCGATCTGTGGCAGGGGCTGCGCGGTGAATCGGCGGCGGGGCGCACGCTGCTCGATGTGGGCGGTGGGCCGGGGTACTTCGCGTCGGCGTTCGCCGCGGCCGGAGTCCGCTACCTCGGCGTCGAGCCGGACCCTTCTGAAATGCACGCAGCCGGGCCCGTCGGCCCCGGGGAGTCGGGCAGCTTCGTCCGGGCATCGGGCATGGCACTGCCGTTTGCCGACGACTCCGTCGACATCAGCCTGTCGTCCAACGTCGCCGAGCACGTGGTGCGGCCCTGGCAGCTGGGCAACGAGATGTTGCGGGTGACCAAGCCGGGCGGGCTGGTGGTGCTGTCCTACACCGTCTGGCTGGGACCGTTCGGCGGGCACGAGATGGGCCTGACGCACTACCTCGGCGGAACCCGGGCCGCCGCGATGTACGCCCGCAAACACGGCCGTCCGGCCAAGAACAACTACGGATCGTCGTTGTTCGCGGTGGCGGCCGCCGACGGCTTGGACTGGGCTCACGCCACTGGCGCCCTGGTGGCGACTTTCCCTCGCTACCACCCGAGATGGGCCTGGTGGCTCACCTCGGTTCCGGCGCTGCGGGAGTTCGCCGTGAGCAATCTGGTGCTGGTCCTGTCGCCCCGATAA
- a CDS encoding YoaK family protein: MPLTRKPNREARLGPQGALLGYSGALAFIAGFVNAVALLLLAFPVGNLTGVTTQLGMNTANPLLYEGHILAAILLGFWGGAVVAGAILGHSQQAPGRRHAAVLTTQATLLALAGLGVEETQVKALIEALGVELTAVQALLAAAALGLQNGLTSSFRGMAIRTTHFTGTVTDLGLMIGRARTHGIEKWKAAILSLTLILFLAGGAAGLLIGTWLEGYALLIPATLCATIAAMTSLNARAAKAPSTVQRPVQRLEQTATAAAAA, from the coding sequence ATGCCGCTCACTAGGAAACCGAACCGCGAAGCCAGGCTCGGCCCGCAGGGCGCACTGTTGGGCTACAGCGGCGCCCTGGCATTCATCGCCGGGTTCGTCAACGCGGTGGCCCTGTTGTTGCTCGCCTTCCCGGTCGGCAACCTCACCGGGGTCACAACCCAGCTCGGGATGAACACGGCCAACCCGCTGCTCTACGAAGGTCACATCCTGGCGGCGATCCTGCTCGGGTTCTGGGGTGGCGCCGTCGTCGCAGGGGCCATTCTCGGCCACAGCCAGCAGGCCCCGGGTCGCCGCCATGCCGCCGTGCTCACCACCCAGGCGACCCTGCTGGCACTGGCCGGCCTCGGCGTCGAGGAAACTCAGGTCAAGGCGCTCATCGAGGCACTCGGGGTCGAGCTGACCGCGGTGCAGGCTTTGCTCGCCGCCGCCGCGCTCGGTTTGCAGAACGGTCTGACCTCGAGTTTCCGCGGGATGGCGATTCGCACGACGCACTTCACCGGCACGGTCACCGACCTCGGGTTGATGATCGGGCGCGCCCGCACACACGGCATCGAAAAGTGGAAGGCCGCAATCCTTTCCCTGACCCTCATCCTGTTCCTGGCCGGCGGCGCGGCCGGGCTGTTGATCGGGACCTGGCTCGAGGGTTATGCCCTGCTGATTCCGGCGACGCTCTGCGCCACCATCGCAGCGATGACCTCGCTCAATGCCCGGGCGGCCAAGGCGCCGTCAACCGTGCAGCGCCCGGTGCAACGACTCGAGCAGACCGCGACCGCCGCCGCAGCGGCATAA
- a CDS encoding DUF3068 domain-containing protein, with protein MNRAVMLRIAACGTIGLGAALLIAALLLSTYTSSRIAKIPLNLDATLISEGNGTALDAASLSTDRVVVNQNVPLVSQQQISVESPANADVVTLQVGSSVRRSDKQKDGGLLLAIVDTVTINRKTAMAVSDDSHPGGYVQKPRGVGDENPPTAMPLRHEGLAYRFPFNTERKTYPYFDPVAQKPFDANYDGQEDVNGLSTYRFTQNVGVNSEGKLVAPITYPSLYGGNEDGKITTSASMWGVPGEPNEQITMTRYYTAKRTFWVDPVSGTIVKETEQAHHYYARDALKPEVTLVDYKLTSTQETVESQVNSARDERDRVALWSRVLPITFTAIGLIALIGGGVLASFSLRTESALTDPSLDRDDTDFLRRAGLEPPTPGAEAETEKIPTQRPDLHEDDPSPPVSDPPKDPPESAEPPPTERT; from the coding sequence GTGAACCGAGCAGTCATGTTGCGCATCGCCGCATGCGGAACTATCGGTCTCGGAGCCGCACTGCTGATCGCCGCGTTGTTGTTGTCGACCTACACCAGCAGCAGGATCGCCAAGATCCCGCTCAACCTGGACGCGACGCTGATCAGTGAGGGCAACGGCACCGCGCTCGACGCCGCCTCCCTGTCCACCGACCGGGTCGTCGTCAACCAGAACGTTCCGTTGGTCTCCCAGCAGCAGATCAGCGTCGAATCGCCCGCCAACGCCGACGTGGTCACCCTGCAGGTCGGATCCTCGGTGCGGCGCAGCGACAAGCAGAAGGACGGCGGGTTGCTGCTGGCCATCGTCGACACCGTCACCATCAACCGCAAGACGGCGATGGCGGTCTCGGACGATTCACACCCGGGCGGCTACGTTCAGAAGCCGCGCGGCGTCGGGGACGAGAACCCGCCGACAGCGATGCCGTTGCGCCACGAGGGTCTGGCCTACCGCTTCCCGTTCAACACCGAGCGCAAGACGTACCCCTACTTCGACCCGGTCGCCCAGAAGCCGTTCGACGCCAACTATGACGGCCAGGAGGACGTCAACGGTTTGAGTACCTACCGGTTCACTCAGAACGTCGGCGTCAACAGCGAGGGCAAGCTGGTGGCTCCGATCACCTATCCGTCGTTGTACGGCGGCAACGAGGACGGCAAGATCACCACCAGCGCGTCGATGTGGGGCGTGCCCGGGGAGCCGAACGAGCAGATCACCATGACCCGCTACTACACCGCCAAACGCACCTTCTGGGTTGACCCGGTGTCCGGCACGATTGTCAAGGAAACCGAGCAGGCCCACCACTACTACGCCCGGGACGCGCTCAAGCCCGAGGTGACGCTGGTCGACTACAAGCTGACCTCCACCCAGGAGACGGTGGAGTCCCAGGTGAACTCCGCGCGCGACGAGCGCGACCGGGTAGCACTGTGGTCGCGGGTGCTGCCGATCACCTTCACCGCGATTGGTCTGATCGCCCTGATCGGCGGCGGGGTGCTCGCCTCGTTCAGCCTGCGCACCGAAAGCGCATTGACCGACCCCAGCCTGGACCGCGACGACACCGACTTCCTGCGCCGCGCCGGGCTCGAACCACCCACACCGGGCGCCGAGGCGGAAACCGAGAAAATACCCACCCAGCGGCCGGATCTGCACGAGGACGATCCGAGTCCACCGGTGTCCGATCCGCCCAAGGATCCACCGGAATCCGCCGAGCCCCCACCGACCGAACGGACCTAG
- a CDS encoding WhiB family transcriptional regulator, with amino-acid sequence MALASQRTALVAQFDWHSRALCRSADAELLFASGAQQRQATSICRNCPVKRECAADALDNKVEFGIWGGLTERQRRTLLRKHPHVESWAAFLARDHARRARAGAG; translated from the coding sequence ATCGCGCTGGCCTCACAGCGAACGGCGCTCGTGGCGCAATTCGATTGGCACTCGCGGGCACTGTGCCGGTCCGCCGACGCCGAACTGCTGTTCGCCAGCGGGGCACAGCAACGGCAAGCTACGTCGATCTGCCGGAATTGCCCGGTCAAACGGGAATGTGCGGCCGACGCGCTCGACAACAAGGTGGAGTTCGGGATCTGGGGCGGCCTGACCGAACGGCAGCGCCGCACGCTGCTCAGGAAGCATCCCCACGTTGAATCCTGGGCGGCCTTTCTCGCCCGAGACCATGCTCGCCGCGCGCGCGCCGGCGCCGGGTAG
- a CDS encoding TetR/AcrR family transcriptional regulator translates to MTPSTTKRVGTREKMLVSAARVMRERGAAGVTIDSVLARSGAPRGSVYHHFPEGRNQILTEALRYAGGSITATIDEAVDRGAKALLREYVSFWERLLTECDFTAGCPVVAAAIGSADEELELSTEAGVILGRWCTALSRAFVTDGFDDADAASLAVISISALEGAIVLCRSARSVVPLRQVGDQLDFLIKAREFVRRNGLDDKRAG, encoded by the coding sequence ATGACACCCTCCACCACCAAGCGGGTCGGCACCCGGGAGAAGATGCTGGTCAGCGCTGCTCGAGTGATGCGGGAACGCGGAGCCGCTGGGGTGACCATCGACTCGGTGCTGGCCCGCAGCGGCGCCCCGCGCGGCTCGGTGTACCACCACTTCCCCGAGGGCCGCAATCAGATATTGACCGAGGCGCTGCGGTATGCCGGCGGCTCCATCACGGCCACCATCGACGAGGCCGTCGACCGCGGCGCCAAGGCGTTACTGCGCGAATACGTCAGCTTCTGGGAACGCCTCCTGACCGAGTGTGATTTCACGGCCGGCTGTCCGGTGGTGGCTGCCGCGATCGGTTCGGCCGACGAAGAACTCGAACTGTCCACCGAGGCCGGGGTGATCCTGGGCCGTTGGTGCACGGCGCTGAGCCGGGCATTCGTGACCGACGGATTCGACGACGCGGACGCCGCCTCACTCGCGGTGATATCGATATCGGCGCTGGAGGGCGCGATTGTGCTGTGTCGCTCGGCGCGCAGCGTGGTCCCACTGCGCCAAGTCGGCGATCAACTCGATTTCCTGATCAAGGCAAGAGAATTCGTACGGCGCAATGGATTGGACGACAAGCGCGCTGGATAG
- a CDS encoding acyltransferase family protein translates to MRACAAVGVVVTHVAFQTGHSSGVDGRLFGRFDLAVAVFFALSGFLLWRGHAAAERDLKPRPRTGHYLRSRVVRIMPAYLLAVVVILTLLPDSNHASPTVWLANLTLTQIYVPLTLTGGLTQMWSLSVEVTFYLALPILAWLARRVPVRVRLPVIASLGALSWAWGWLPLAVLGGGPGANPLNWPPAYFSWFAAGMVLAELVHSPVGRLHRLARHRIVMAAIAVTAYLVAASPLAGPAGLVPSSAAQFSVKTAMGAVVAFALLAPLVLDRPDTPHRLLGSTLMVTLGRWSYGLFIWHLAALDMVFPVLGIFAFNGHMPTVLVLTLLFGIAIAAVSYALVESPCREALRRWEKREIKAGPQDREADAIAP, encoded by the coding sequence ATGCGCGCCTGCGCGGCCGTGGGCGTGGTCGTCACTCACGTCGCCTTCCAGACCGGGCACTCCAGCGGTGTCGACGGCCGGCTGTTCGGGCGGTTCGACCTGGCTGTCGCGGTTTTCTTCGCGCTGTCGGGGTTCCTGTTGTGGCGGGGGCATGCAGCGGCGGAACGCGATCTCAAGCCCCGCCCGCGCACCGGTCACTATCTGCGCTCGCGGGTGGTCCGCATTATGCCGGCCTACCTGCTGGCGGTGGTGGTGATCCTGACCCTGTTGCCCGACTCCAACCACGCCAGCCCGACGGTATGGCTGGCCAACCTGACGCTCACCCAGATCTATGTGCCGCTGACCCTGACCGGCGGCCTCACCCAGATGTGGAGCCTTTCGGTCGAGGTGACCTTCTATCTGGCGCTGCCCATCCTGGCTTGGCTGGCCCGGCGTGTCCCGGTCCGGGTGCGGCTGCCCGTCATCGCTTCGCTGGGCGCGCTCAGCTGGGCGTGGGGCTGGTTGCCGCTGGCAGTGCTCGGCGGCGGCCCCGGTGCCAACCCGCTGAATTGGCCGCCGGCCTACTTCTCCTGGTTCGCCGCGGGCATGGTGCTGGCCGAGTTGGTGCACAGTCCCGTCGGCCGGCTGCACCGGCTGGCCCGCCACCGCATCGTGATGGCGGCGATCGCGGTGACGGCCTACCTGGTGGCAGCCTCCCCGCTGGCGGGGCCGGCCGGTCTGGTGCCCAGCAGCGCCGCGCAGTTCTCGGTGAAGACGGCGATGGGTGCGGTGGTGGCCTTCGCGCTGCTGGCGCCGCTGGTGCTGGACCGGCCGGACACCCCCCACCGGCTGTTGGGCAGCACGCTCATGGTGACCCTGGGCCGGTGGTCCTACGGCCTGTTCATCTGGCATCTGGCCGCTCTGGACATGGTGTTTCCGGTGCTGGGGATCTTCGCCTTCAACGGCCACATGCCGACGGTCCTGGTGCTGACGCTGCTGTTCGGGATCGCCATCGCCGCGGTGAGCTATGCGCTGGTCGAGTCGCCCTGCCGGGAAGCGTTGCGCCGGTGGGAGAAACGCGAAATCAAGGCCGGGCCGCAGGACCGCGAGGCGGACGCCATAGCGCCGTGA
- a CDS encoding aldehyde dehydrogenase has translation MTTIKNDPTTKSDTTEYDKLFIGGKWTEPATSEVIEVHCPATGEYVGKVPLATAADVNAAVAAARAAFDGGPWPSTPPKERAAVIAKAQQLLEERKELFAKLLADETGQPPMTIETMHWMGSMGAMSFFAGPAVDQVKWREVRNGSYGQTIVHREPIGVVGAIVAWNVPLFLAINKLGPALLAGCTVVLKPAAETPLTANALAEVFADAGLPEGVLSVVPGGIETGQALTSNPGVDLFTFTGSSAVGKEIGKRAAEMLKPCTLELGGKSAAIVLEDVDLASAVPMMVFSGIMNTGQACVGQTRILAPRSRYDEIVDAVSAFVQALPVGPPSDPAAQIGSLISEKQRARVEGYIAKGKEEGARVVCGGGRPEGLDNGFFVQPTVFADVDNKMTIAQEEIFGPVLSIIGYDTEEDAIKIANDSVYGLAGSVWTTNVPKGIEISEKIRTGTYAINWYAFDPCCPFGGYKNSGIGRENGPEGVEHFTQQKSVLMPMGYTVE, from the coding sequence ATGACGACGATTAAGAACGACCCGACGACCAAGAGCGACACGACCGAATACGACAAGCTTTTCATCGGCGGCAAGTGGACCGAACCGGCGACCTCCGAGGTCATAGAGGTGCACTGCCCGGCCACCGGAGAGTACGTCGGCAAGGTGCCGCTGGCCACGGCGGCCGACGTCAACGCCGCGGTCGCGGCTGCGCGCGCCGCGTTCGACGGCGGCCCGTGGCCTTCGACCCCTCCCAAGGAGCGCGCCGCCGTCATCGCCAAGGCTCAGCAACTACTGGAGGAGCGCAAGGAACTGTTCGCCAAGCTGCTCGCCGACGAGACCGGCCAGCCGCCGATGACCATCGAAACCATGCATTGGATGGGCTCGATGGGAGCGATGAGCTTCTTCGCCGGCCCGGCCGTCGACCAGGTCAAGTGGCGGGAGGTCCGCAACGGCTCATACGGTCAGACCATCGTCCACCGCGAGCCGATCGGCGTAGTGGGCGCGATCGTGGCGTGGAACGTACCGCTGTTCCTGGCCATCAACAAGCTGGGCCCCGCGCTGCTGGCGGGCTGCACGGTGGTGCTCAAGCCCGCAGCCGAAACACCTTTGACCGCAAATGCTTTGGCGGAAGTATTCGCCGACGCCGGCCTACCCGAAGGGGTGCTGTCGGTAGTGCCCGGCGGCATCGAGACCGGGCAGGCGCTGACCTCCAACCCCGGAGTCGACCTGTTCACCTTCACCGGCAGCTCCGCGGTGGGCAAGGAGATCGGCAAGCGCGCCGCGGAGATGCTCAAGCCGTGCACCCTGGAGTTGGGCGGCAAGTCGGCGGCGATCGTACTAGAGGACGTGGACCTGGCCTCGGCGGTGCCGATGATGGTCTTCTCCGGGATCATGAACACCGGACAGGCCTGCGTCGGGCAGACCCGCATTCTGGCACCGCGCTCACGCTATGACGAAATCGTGGACGCGGTAAGCGCTTTCGTGCAGGCGCTGCCGGTTGGACCGCCGTCGGACCCGGCAGCGCAGATCGGTTCGCTGATCTCGGAGAAGCAGCGTGCCCGGGTCGAGGGCTACATCGCCAAGGGCAAGGAGGAGGGCGCTCGGGTGGTGTGCGGGGGCGGTCGTCCCGAGGGCCTGGACAACGGGTTCTTCGTGCAGCCCACGGTGTTCGCCGACGTCGACAACAAGATGACCATCGCACAGGAGGAGATCTTCGGCCCGGTGCTGAGCATCATCGGTTACGACACCGAAGAGGACGCGATCAAGATCGCCAACGACTCGGTGTACGGACTGGCCGGCAGCGTGTGGACGACCAACGTGCCCAAGGGAATTGAGATCTCGGAGAAGATCCGCACCGGAACCTACGCGATCAACTGGTACGCATTCGACCCCTGCTGTCCGTTCGGTGGCTACAAGAACTCCGGCATCGGCCGCGAGAACGGGCCCGAGGGTGTCGAGCACTTCACCCAGCAGAAGAGTGTGCTGATGCCGATGGGCTACACGGTCGAGTAG
- a CDS encoding lipoprotein LpqH, which yields MAVALAGTALVAASLAASLAGCSRTTFSPTVITPTVTYQGRAIAPTNDADVVVDGEKHRVDGQIACTALDGGETVIAIGTETRAVRISLTDHSDAPGVKMVILQNLVGYNLFVMNPPEKGQASATKDGRRYTVGGMSWGLDAHNDDVKKPFLITLTCP from the coding sequence ATGGCCGTTGCCCTCGCCGGTACGGCCCTAGTGGCCGCCAGCCTGGCCGCGAGCCTGGCCGGGTGCAGCCGCACCACCTTTTCGCCCACCGTCATCACGCCCACCGTCACCTACCAGGGCAGAGCCATCGCACCGACCAACGACGCCGATGTGGTCGTCGACGGCGAGAAGCACCGAGTTGACGGCCAGATCGCCTGCACCGCACTCGACGGCGGGGAAACGGTGATCGCGATCGGCACGGAGACCCGAGCCGTCCGGATCTCGCTGACCGACCACAGCGACGCACCCGGAGTGAAGATGGTCATTCTGCAGAATCTGGTCGGCTACAACCTCTTCGTGATGAATCCCCCGGAAAAGGGCCAGGCGTCGGCGACCAAAGACGGCCGGCGCTACACCGTCGGGGGCATGTCCTGGGGGCTCGACGCCCACAACGACGACGTGAAGAAGCCCTTTCTGATCACGCTCACCTGTCCCTGA
- a CDS encoding glycosyltransferase family 4 protein, with protein MSDLRSVLLLCWRDTGHPQGGGSETYLQRIGAQLAGAGVVVTLRTARYPGAARREVVDGVRISRAGGPYTVYIWAMLAMVLARLGLGPLRHARPDVVVDTQNGLPFLARLVYGRRAVVLVHHCHREQWPVAGPVLSRVGWFVESTVSPRLHRKSQYVTVSLPSARDLVALGVDGERIAVVRNGLDEAPAQTMECPRSVAPRVVVLSRLVPHKQIEDALDAIAELRKRIPGLHLDVVGGGWWRERLVEHVYQLGISGAVTFHGHVDDVTKHYVLQSAWVQVLPSRKEGWGLAVVEAGQHGVPTIGYRSAGGLSDSIIDGVTGVLVDDRAELVDRLERLLSDEVLRDQLGAKAQVRSAEFSWRQSAEGLRTVLDAARSGYDVSGVL; from the coding sequence ATGTCTGACCTGCGATCCGTCCTGCTGCTGTGCTGGCGCGATACCGGGCACCCGCAGGGCGGCGGCAGCGAGACCTACCTACAGCGGATTGGCGCGCAGCTGGCCGGCGCGGGCGTTGTCGTCACGCTGCGAACCGCCCGCTACCCCGGTGCCGCACGGCGCGAGGTTGTCGACGGTGTCCGCATCAGCCGCGCCGGCGGGCCCTACACGGTCTACATCTGGGCGATGCTGGCCATGGTCCTCGCCAGACTCGGGCTAGGTCCGCTGCGTCATGCGCGACCGGACGTGGTGGTGGATACCCAAAACGGCCTTCCCTTCCTGGCCCGGTTGGTCTACGGCCGGCGGGCGGTGGTGCTGGTCCACCACTGCCACCGCGAGCAGTGGCCGGTCGCCGGGCCGGTGCTGTCCCGGGTGGGTTGGTTCGTCGAGTCGACGGTGTCCCCGCGGTTGCATCGGAAGAGCCAGTACGTCACGGTGTCTCTGCCATCGGCGCGGGACCTGGTGGCGCTCGGTGTGGACGGCGAACGAATCGCCGTGGTGCGCAACGGGCTCGACGAGGCGCCGGCGCAGACCATGGAGTGCCCGCGATCGGTCGCCCCGCGCGTGGTCGTGCTGTCGCGCCTGGTGCCGCACAAGCAGATCGAGGACGCGCTGGATGCGATCGCCGAGCTGCGAAAGCGGATACCGGGTCTGCACCTCGACGTGGTCGGCGGTGGCTGGTGGCGGGAGCGGCTTGTCGAGCACGTATACCAGCTCGGCATCTCGGGTGCGGTCACCTTCCACGGCCACGTCGACGACGTGACGAAACATTATGTGCTGCAGAGCGCCTGGGTGCAGGTCCTGCCGTCCCGTAAGGAGGGCTGGGGCCTTGCCGTTGTCGAGGCGGGTCAGCACGGTGTGCCGACGATCGGCTACCGATCCGCGGGTGGTCTGTCGGACTCGATCATCGACGGGGTCACCGGCGTCCTGGTGGATGACCGCGCCGAGTTGGTGGACCGACTCGAACGGCTGCTGTCCGACGAGGTGCTGCGCGACCAGTTGGGGGCGAAGGCGCAGGTACGCAGCGCGGAGTTCTCCTGGCGCCAGAGCGCCGAAGGGCTGCGCACCGTCCTGGACGCCGCCAGATCCGGATATGACGTCAGCGGCGTGCTCTGA
- a CDS encoding crotonase/enoyl-CoA hydratase family protein, which translates to MTNTVSLDRDGHVLLIGLNRPHKRNSFNREMLADLSRAYAVLESDPDIRAGVLFAHGDHFTAGLDLVDVGPGIAAGESPMPEDGRDPWRLDGAWTTPLVAAAQGWCMTLGIELLLAADIRIAAAGTRFTQLEVQRGIYPFGGATIRLPREAGWGNAMRWLLTGDEFDAAEAHRIGLVQEVAADGAATLARAREIAQTIAERAAPLGVQATLTSAHLSRSHGEAAAIERLRPDVAALFASEDAAEGVQSFVERRQARFSGR; encoded by the coding sequence ATGACAAATACGGTGTCCCTCGACCGCGACGGCCATGTCCTGCTGATCGGCCTCAACCGGCCCCACAAGCGCAACTCGTTCAACCGGGAAATGCTGGCCGACCTGTCGCGCGCCTACGCGGTGCTGGAATCCGATCCAGACATCCGGGCCGGGGTGTTGTTCGCCCACGGCGACCACTTCACCGCCGGGCTGGACCTGGTCGACGTCGGTCCCGGCATCGCCGCGGGTGAATCGCCGATGCCCGAGGACGGCCGGGACCCGTGGCGGCTGGACGGCGCCTGGACCACACCGTTGGTCGCCGCCGCGCAGGGCTGGTGCATGACGCTGGGCATCGAACTGCTGCTGGCCGCCGATATCCGCATCGCCGCCGCCGGAACCCGGTTCACGCAACTGGAAGTGCAACGCGGCATCTATCCGTTCGGTGGGGCGACCATCCGGCTGCCCCGCGAGGCCGGCTGGGGAAACGCCATGCGCTGGCTGCTTACCGGCGACGAATTCGACGCTGCCGAGGCGCACCGGATCGGCTTGGTGCAGGAGGTCGCCGCCGACGGTGCGGCGACGTTGGCCCGGGCCCGTGAGATTGCGCAGACCATCGCCGAGCGCGCCGCGCCCCTGGGGGTGCAGGCCACCCTGACCTCCGCACACCTATCCCGCAGCCACGGTGAGGCCGCCGCGATCGAGCGGTTACGCCCCGACGTCGCCGCGTTGTTCGCCAGCGAGGACGCCGCCGAGGGCGTGCAGTCGTTCGTCGAACGGCGGCAGGCCCGCTTCTCGGGCCGCTGA